GTTACTCTTTTTTTACCAAGCATTTTACTTACTTCGTCAGCTACACCTCCGGCAAGTTTGTAAACTCCTTCTACATCCTCAGTCGCTTTGGCAGCAATAGCTTTTACAACATCATCTGCAATTTTTATATTTCCTAGATTGTTCATAATGTGTCCTCCTTACAAATGTAATTATTTTGTATTATGATTTCCTATATAAAAGTTGTTTCCTTTATATCCTATATTATAACCCAAATTCTTTCTCAATAAAAGCAGTTGTTACATTTCCTTTTCTATAATTTTTATTTTTAAGGACTTGAAGATGGAAAGGAATTGTTGTGTCAACTCCTTCTATAACATATTCAGAAAGAGCTCTTTCCATTCTTGTAATAGCCTCTTCTCTGTCCATACCAAATGTAATTATTTTACCGATCATTGAATCATAATATGGAGAAATTTCATAACCTTGATAAGAATGTGAATCTATTCTTACTCCTATTCCACCTGGAGCTATATATTTAGTAATTTTTCCAGGAGAAGGAAGGAAACCATTTTCAGTATCTTCAGCATTTATTCTGCATTCTATAGCATGTCCATCAAGAATTACATCTTCTTGTGAAATATTAAGAATATCTCCTTCAGCAAGAGCAATTTGAAGTTTTATAATATCAATTCCAGTTACAGCTTCAGTAACAGTATGTTCAACCTGAATTCTTGTATTCATTTCCATAAAATAGAAATTATTTTTATCATCTACAAGAAATTCTAGCGTTCCTGCAGAATCATATCCTATAGCTTTTGCAAGTCTTACAGCAGCTTCACCCATTTCTTTTCTTACTTCTTCAGGAAGTCCAAATGAAGGTGATTCTTCTATAAGCTTTTGATGTCTTCTTTGTATAGAACAGTTTCTTTCTCCAAGATGAATAACATTTCCATGTTTATCTCCAAGAATTTGAATTTCTATATGTTTAGGATTTTCAACATATTTTTCAACGAAAACATCAGGATTATTAAAAGCAGCTTCAGCTTCGTTTTGAGCAGCAACGACATTTCTTTCAAGTTCTTTGTCGTTTCTGGCAATTCTCATACCTTTACCGCCTCCACCAGCAGTAGCTTTTATCATAACAGGATATCCTATTCTCTCTGCAATTTCTTTTTTAGCATCCTCAATATTTGTGATAATACCAGTTCCATTTGTTACAGGGACATTATTATCTATTGCAGTTTGTCTTGCAGTGGCTTTGTCTCCCATATTTTTAATACATTCATGACTTGGCCCTATATAGATAAGATTGTGAATTCTGCATATTTTTGCAAAACGGGCATTTTCAGATAGGAATCCATATCCTGGATGTATAGCGTCTGCTTCAGTTATTTCAGCAGCAGCTATGATATTAGGTATTTTTAAATATGATTCTCCCACACTTGCAGGACCAATACATACAGCTTCATCAGCCAGTTTAACATGAAGGCTTTCTTTATCTGCTTCAGAATATACTGCAACTGTTTTTATA
The DNA window shown above is from Fusobacterium perfoetens and carries:
- the accC gene encoding acetyl-CoA carboxylase biotin carboxylase subunit, which encodes MKKILIANRGEIAVRIIRAAKELGIKTVAVYSEADKESLHVKLADEAVCIGPASVGESYLKIPNIIAAAEITEADAIHPGYGFLSENARFAKICRIHNLIYIGPSHECIKNMGDKATARQTAIDNNVPVTNGTGIITNIEDAKKEIAERIGYPVMIKATAGGGGKGMRIARNDKELERNVVAAQNEAEAAFNNPDVFVEKYVENPKHIEIQILGDKHGNVIHLGERNCSIQRRHQKLIEESPSFGLPEEVRKEMGEAAVRLAKAIGYDSAGTLEFLVDDKNNFYFMEMNTRIQVEHTVTEAVTGIDIIKLQIALAEGDILNISQEDVILDGHAIECRINAEDTENGFLPSPGKITKYIAPGGIGVRIDSHSYQGYEISPYYDSMIGKIITFGMDREEAITRMERALSEYVIEGVDTTIPFHLQVLKNKNYRKGNVTTAFIEKEFGL